CCATGATGCTGCCGCATAAAACCGAATTTCATcacttgttcaggacaataaattttgattctgattttcaTTTAACTcgacccacaatgattctatgtCTTCCaatcctatgtcacctctttcttaatatttggagaagtatagtcttctcagggatagtcagcatggctttttaagggaaggtcatgcctcatgagattaattgagttttttgaggacacaataaaagaaattgataaagacaaggtggtagatgtggtctatatggattttagtacggcatttgacaaggtccccaatggaagacttgttcagaaagtcatgagtcatgtTCAGATGTAATCTGTCCCACTTGTGCATGTCACCCCTTTCCCAGAAAagtttccaatgatccaagaatttgaaaccctgccttctgcaccatctcctcagccaCATGCTTGTCTGCAccatcttcctgttctgaccagctgagtatctcctgcattttcactttttttcagaTTTCTTGAATCTACAGTTTTTGGTTTCAGATAAAGAATGGGTCCTGAATTTTATGGACATGCTCAGAGTCACATATTCAGATACAACTGTAGAATGAGGTAGCAAGGATGCTTTTAATGCTCCAAACTAGATGAGGACAAATTTAACTTCCTTTGGTTTTTTTTACTTTATGGAGCCTTATTATGTGAAATTGAATTGATGCATTAAATGATTGAACTACATAGGTATATTGTCATTTACCCGATAGAGGGTTTGTGCTCAGTTTACATTTGAATAAGTAAAACATTGTACTATCAGTAAACTGTGTTTGCTGACAATAAATCACATGGAATTATAAACTTAGAGAATTTTTGAGGATTGCTGACAGATCAGTAGATAAGTGCTGAATAAGACAGACCTTGGTGTCATGACACCTGATCCCCTTTCTGTGCTTGTTTTCTTATGCCAGTCTGCATATCCCTGGAAGCATTAACAGCTTGCCTAAGTGCTAAATTAAAATCAACCTGAATGTATATTCCTGATCTTTTCCAGTAAATGTTTCTGGAAGTATGTGTGTAGATAATTGGCTGAGATTAGAAATTGCTTTTGTTTTGATTCCACGTTCCAAGCAGCcatttacatccagatttttgTCATACAGATCAGGCAAGTATAAGTACTGTGAAGTCAAAACCTAGCTATGAATTACTTCTGGGGACAGGAGAGGAGAAAGGGATAGTAAAAAATAACCTATGTCTACTCAAAAGTCTGCAAATTCCCAGGAAAGAATACTACAAATTAAGTGCCATCCATAACAAATGAGAATTGCATTGCTAACCTTCTGTAATGATCCGCTGGTAACCTCATTAATTCTAAACTTCCAGCGCTCATTACAAATTGTTGTAATTTGGACTAGGAGCACCAATTTTTTGTGAGATTAAagattttcatctctgttttcaaACAACACACCCATTTATGTATACAAATCAAAACATGAAATTTGGCCATATTGCATCTCAACAAACCAAGTTCAATCAACTCTTCCTTTGTGTTCACTGCATATTTTAAAAAGTGCTATCAAATGCTGAAGGTGAGTAAAGAATTCACATAAGCAGACTATTTTTTTCCTCTGAAAATACTGTGTATCTTGCTTTTTATCCCcatatttaataaaataaaaagttTCCATTTGTATGTGTAATGTTTGAATGAAATTAAATCAGACAAACCTAATGCCACATTTATATGCATTTGGCTGTAACATTCATGCACTTCAATGTTATCATTCCCTGTATTATCTAACATTGGCAGAATAATTACAGTATGGTGATACAGTTTGGGCCAAAACAGCACTGGAAGCATCTTTATGAATAATCAGTGCTTTTAAATGTTAAACATTTGCAACACTGATGAAGACCCAGAGAACTAAATCTCTTGTTATgaaaaaaactaaacaaaaaaaattaaccaaATTCACATTGTTTATCTCCATGATGTAATATCTTTCAAAAATTGGTGCAGATTTATTATACAATTATAAAATCTACTGTTGTTAAACTTAAAAATAGAGCTAAATTTTAATAATGATTTCCTTTCACATAGCTTATATAGATTCTCTGTTGTAAAACAGAGCTGGTGTGAGTGTTTCAGCATTTGGAGTAAGCTAAGGTGGGACGTTTAACAGTTACGACACATAATTAACATAACTTCGAAGCAATTAAGATACAAGGTCAGATCTTCAAAAGAAACCATGTAAATTTTTGAAATGTTGTAATTGGATTCTAATCCtacaaaatctgaaataaaaagtgaTTAAACTGTGCTATAAAGAACTAATTGCCAAGCATTTAAGAACTCAATGTGATTTTTAACTCTGTGAAAGCAGAACCCCTCTACTTAGTAAATATTTTGATAACTAGAATAAAAGATAATGTATTATCCAATTCTGGTCACTTTTGGACAAATCTCGGCATATTGCTTAATTTCCATGTAACAAAGAAAGCAAATTTCTCACTTGTTCTCATGGATCTGCGCATTCCTTGTAACCCACCACGAGGCTGCTGGGAAGGGCTGTACTCATTCTCAGGATTTCCCAGGATTATGATGTGTGGAATTGCTGGAGAACCTTCTCACCTTCTAATTCACAAGAATTGTAATGAAGTACCAATATAACACAATTATCTCTAATCATCTAATTCTAATTATTCTAAAAGTAGAAGTTAGTAAATATTGCAATGCTACTGGAGTAAATGTGGTTACCTTGAAATCTGGTGTAGTGCAATGGTACAGCTCTCAAAGGGCTAACAAAATATCCATTGAGATTCTTTTGTATGATCAATTATTAACAAAATCTTTCTATTACTGTACTCTGCATTATGGAAATAATGCTTTTGGTGAGGCATTATTCTCTATCTTACCACCAAGCAAGCTACACACAGCTTTGAAGGCCCAATACAGTCATCGTGACAGAAAGCTCCACATCCTTTACACATAATCATGGCTTTAAGTCTGCAAGAGCATTTCAATTCTAGTTCTGCACCATCATTGTTAGAAAACTTATGAGCTAGAATGGAAGTATTCTGGTTAGATAAAGTAATAGAGTCATTTCCACTACTTCCTAGAAAACTTCCAATAGACTGTTCAATAACAGAAGCAGCTTGCTTCAAATTAGTGCCACTGAAGTGTAATGTGGAATAATTTCCATAGAGATGCTGCTGCTGGAAAAGTTTCTGAGTGGCAAGATGTGAGGCTGGCTTAATGGACTCACTTGGCAGATTAGAAGAAAAATCAGATTCATTTACTAATTTCCCTAAAAAGGCATCCATTCTTGGTCCAAAAACCTTTATGTGTTCTTTTGTTTCATAACGATCCTTTGAAATATCTTTGACATCCACTGTACAGCTTTTGCTTAAGGCGTCATCAACAGAGAATGGCTCTATTTTAATACCACTAGTGTTATCAGTTCTAGGATGTAAACTTATTCTTTTACAGGTTTCCATAGTAACTAATCCTCCGTTTTGGTCAGATGGTACTTCACATTCATTAAATGAAGTAACATGCTTTACAGTATTACTTTGGACAGTTTGTGTTGCTCTGCAGTTGGTATCAGTTTGTTTAATTTGAAGACTGCTTGAGAAAACAGCTTCTGTGTTTTCCATATCTGTGTCCACCAATGTATCTTCTTGTGCTATAGTGTTAAATGCTTTGCTGCTTCGCTCTAGAGATTGGTTGAATGTTAATGCACTTGTGGTGGCATAGCCCAGAGTGGCTGGTGGAATACTTTGCAGTGAGCTCACTGGTTCAGCTAACCCCCTCAGCATATAAGACTTCTGATGAGTGTGTTGTTTCTGTGAAGTGGGGGCTGTGATAATCAAACTGTTGTTGCTGTCACTATTTGTAAACAAATTCTGCTCAAAACCACATGCAGGCAATGGTCTCTTGTGCTCTTTAAACTCTGGGGTTTTGACTTTGTGATGAATGAAAGTCTTGTTTAACCACTCTTGTTTAAATAATGTTTGCCTTTGCCCTGACTGGTCTTGATCCATAATGACTGGAGTCTGTGACCACATTTCAACTCCTACAGAAGTGAACTGCTTTGCTTGCTTTAACCTACTTTGTGACCGTTCCTCCATTAACTTTGCCTGTCTCTTGCTTACTTTCATATTGCGAGTAATTTCCCATACTGTTCCCCAAGCCTGCCCCTTCGAagtctgagaaagagaatgaggaatgtTAATAGCGACATCCCTTTCAGCCGCAGTCACTTTTGATTCACCAGAACCTCGAGAGGGCAAAGGAAGCCTATTAATTTCAAGCCTGGTGCCTGACCGTAGTTGAGGCAACACTTTCTCCAGAGGCAAGTTACCTTGCAGTAACTGTGTCACAAGAGGGTTATTGGCTTCAATTGATGAAAGATGACGATTGGTGCTTCCAGAAGCAGGAACCCTTTCTTGATGTTCCACCGTTGATAATGTGTATGCCTGAGATTGGTTTGTGCCAAAAGATGTATTATTGCTTGTTGTTTCCAAGTTGCCCACTAATGGATTGATTCTGTGATGGAGGGCAGTTTCTGTCGCTTCAATTTTTTCAAGGTGTTTTTCCTGATTAGTTTCAGAGTTATTCTTACTGGACAATTTGCTTTCCTTTTTAGTTTCTGCCTCAACCAAAGTGTTAACAGATTCAACATTTCCCAGTTTGGTGACTGTGGATTCATCAGGATTGTTATAAGTAGCTAATTTGTCTCTCTCCATTATACCATCATCATGTTCATTATCCAAGATGTGGGTTTTGACATTGTAGTCCACCAGTTCCTCAATATTCTTACTTTCAACATCATGATGGCTTGATTTACTTTGGATAGAGATGTTTTTCTCCTGATTATCACTAATAACTTCATTACAATCTGTTGAGGTCTTAATGGCAAAACAATGATGTTCAAGATCATTAAGCTCAAATTGTAGATGAGCAGTGCCTGTCGTTTCATACAGAAATGAAGCTACTTGTGAGTCTTTCACAGGTGGTGGTAGACTGTCATTTTCTTGTTCCATTATCACCTTAGAATTATTGTTTCTGCCCCTGGTCTTTGATTGACTCTCAATGTCAGATTCAGCACAGTTTCTAATATAGCCCTGAGATTGCTCAGGGAAGTTCAAAGCATTTTCTCTTTTAACCATTTCAGTCTGTGGATCCATCCCCAAATTTGACAAGTCAGGTCCTGCATTTGTTTGTGAATTCGTAATGGTGTAACCAAAGTCAGCATTAGTGGTCACTTCTACACTATTAATAGATTTCATGGAGCTCAATAGCTGGGCACCAGAAGCATCAATTTCTATCCTGTTTATTGTTGCAGACTGATCTACGGAACTTGATTTAGTTGCAACATTGAAATTAGTTGGCATGTGGATATTGCTGGCAGAGTTCAAAATAATAGCtgtattaaaattcaaaatgcttGCACTGGTAACAGAATTCGATAATGTGGTGTTAACAACAGAGGGATTCTCAAGGGTATCATCATTGTTATCAGTTACATTTTCTTTATTGCTTTGAGTCATAACGTCTTCATCACAGCTTGGAGAAATAATTTTATCAGAAGAAACATTGCTGGTGTAATACATTGCCAGAAATGCATTGTCAGGCAAACATTGCATTGTTTTATGAACAATCTGAGATTTGCAAGCCCTGTCTTCAGAAGATGGTAAAATATTATAATCACTAGAACCATTGGAACTTGATAGAGtattttcacaagtgctgttcgGCTTTGAGCTTCTGGTCGTATTGCTTATTATAAAATTCCCATCAGCAGAGCTTAGCATTGCACTTTTGTCAGCAAACCTTGGCATAGAAGCGCCTTTAGCAAATTTCTGTTTGTTGCTAACGTGAGGATGATTTTCCTCTACACTGGAGCTAGGCACAGTAGTACTGTCAGTAGAAGTTGTTTTAACAAGTCCAACAGAACTCGGTACTGCAATATATTCAGTGCAGTGTAGCTTTGTGGTATTTTTGGCACTGCTGGATGCTGtggtatgaggaatgtttgtcacTGCCGTGATATCAGAGGAGTAATTGATGGTATAATCTGACACATCGACATTGACATCAACTTTGAGTACTGGAGTAGATTCAGAACAACACTTTGATGAAGTGTTGTTATGTGGTTTAACAACCTCTTCACTCTTTATATCACTGGCATCTTGTACATCTGCTGCTGTGGTCCTGCCTAGTTTATAAGAGGCTTGCTCATCTAATTGCAGTGATTGCGTTCGAGCCTGATGTTTGGCAAGTAATTTTGCTTTTGTTTGTGCTTTAATATCTGCCAGAGTTCTGGTCTGTCCTCCAGCTCCAGTTATTCCTGCAATGCTGCTCCCTCCATCTCCCAGTGGGCCAGCTGCAGCTGCTGCCTCTCTCTGCGCTCGAGCCTGCTGTGCTCTTGCCTTGATATCTGCAAGGGTCCTAGCGCCAGTATATCTTCCTCCACCCAGTGCCATACTGGTGGATGACTTTGGACAAATCTGGTAGGATGGCTGACTCTGAACAACAAAAGGAAGTTTGATCCTTGACAAATGAAtctgttgaaaaaaaaaaccacagctATTAGATCCATGCAAATATTCTGCTAAATTTGAGTAATCCATATCGTCCATATCAGATTGTTGCTTGAAAGCCAATGAACTGATTTTACACAATGGATTTGGATCAAGATCATTGCTACAATTAGAGAGTGACCCTTGATGTTcagtcctttgtttaaaaaaagtaatagggagaatcctaggaattataggaattcccccattaccttttttaaacaagggaccgatcatcttgtgtcagtggtgtgcaaactattagagaggattcttaaggaaagGATCTGTGGCCATTTGGAGGAGTctattcaaggatagtcagcatggctttgtgaagggaaagtcatgcctcatgagcctaattgtgttttttgaggatgtaacaaaagaaattgatataTGTAGGGCAGTACTTGAATTTTAGCAAggcacttgacaaggtcccccatgagagactcgtttagaagattatgaggcatgggatccctggaaccttggctgtgtggattaaaaaaaaattggcttgcatgtagaaagcagagagtagtattgGAAGGcaagtattctgcctgaaggtcagtgactagtggagaactgcaaggatctgttttggacccctgctctttgtgatttttataaattagctggatgaagaggcagaaggatgggtcagtaagtttgtagatgatacaaagattggaggagttgtgcatGGAGCTGCAGTttatcaaaggttacaagaggattagacaggatgcagagttgggtggagaagtggcaggtgaaattcaatctggataactgtgaggtgatgcattttggaaagacaatccAGAAGGCTGAGTTACTTAAGAgcatggaggaacagagggatattggggtccaaatccatgtatCTCTCAAGGTTTCCGcccaagttgataggatagttagaaAGGCGTATGGGTTACTGGGCTTCACTAATATGGGGATtgtgttcaagagtagagaggtcatgaaaACTAATACTGacccaaaatcaactaatccctttcaatatagataacctttcctttagagaatgggagagaaaagggatcaaaagaatagaaaattgtttttcgggaaataaattattatcttttgaacaaatgaagtacagatATGGTAGGACtaacggtacaatgtttgcataccaccaactgaaaacctacttgaaggacaaattgggaagcaggttgaggttaccagaaggaagcaattttgaatatatgattacagacacaatgataattaaaagatttataacaaacatgtacatcaaactgcaagagaaagagaacgaggaaacaagctgtaaacacaaacaaaaatgggaacaagtctaaacatgaagataaagaatgaaaaatgggaaaagctatgctccggaactatgagaaatacaataaacatgaggttacgcatgatacaatataattagttacacaggctatacaccatgccccaaaagttaaataaatgggacccaacagtatcagacagatgttttcgctataagaaggaaatgggaacagtacatgcaatttgggcatgtgagaaagtggaaaagttttgggaagatctaaaccaggaattaaataaaatcacaaaaagcaacataccaaaaaatccagagatctttcttctaaataatataagaagtaaagaacttggactcgatttggatggagcacaaaaaagatttattatgatagccttagctgtagcaaaaaaatgtattatgtcaacttggaaattagaagagagcctgagaatacagcaatggtacatagaaataactAAATgtaataacatcacagtattcgaacaaatttgggaaccgtacatggaacacaacagagaagtcctaccgcggacctcaccgcctaaaatgacagaaggagaagaagacgaaatgaactgacccagtatgtaaaagtagaagacacaaattttttgtttattttcattgtgtgatgacattgtttaatgggttaatgtatcatatatgttgaacgttgagtgagtggggggggggtgaaggagggagggaagggaggggggtaaggggagaaaatgacagtgtttattcaagagggaaatgtttgtgtgtattttggtcagtatggatcatagtgtgaaaaataaaaaaaattaaaaaaaaaagagtagagaggccatgttgccactctacaaatctctggtgaaaccactcttagagcattgtgttcagttctgatcacctaattattggaaggatatagaagctatggagagggtgaagaggatatttaccaggatgctacctggattggaaaatgtcttatgaggcaaggatagcagAGTTGAGACTTTTCtctggagtatagaaggatgagaggagactagaTGAGGTCTAGatgatgatgagaggcatagatatagGGTGGACAGgaggcacctgtttcccagggcagatatagcaaacaccagaggacatgtgtacaaagtgaagggagggaagctgaggggagacatcaggggtaaatttcttatgcctggaatgccttgccaagactggttgtggagactgaaacattaggggcgtttaagagactcttagccgGGCACATGGATGGacgtaaaatagagggttatggggtagggaggatttagtacatcgttttaaggaatatatgggtatgcacaacatcgagggccactactgtgctgcagtgttctatgttctattgtaGTGTTCTAAGAATGGGTAGTTATTGatctggaagacagcaaatgctgTTCACGTAAATGGTGAGCCGTGAATTAGGATGGGCAATGTTTATGAACTTGTTGAACTGAGTGTGAAAGAATGGGTGAGGAGTAAACTAGTATAATGAGTGGAGTGGGTGGGGGTTTAGTATGTCATTAAATAAATAGTTTTCTGCATCAAACTCTGGAACTCCTCATGGAACTCTCACTGAAGCAGATATCATTGACACTATGAAACCCTGATTCTGTACttagaaattttttttggattaggCACTTCACTATGAATTATGTACTGGAAACTTTACGGATAAAACACAGATCTTGGTAATAGCAGATATTCAAATGGGAATTTTAAAGACTGAATTGGAAAAGGGTTCACTGCGGACCAACAGTGAACTTGAGGCCAGGGAATGAATTGTAGATTTTGCAATCCATGATATAAGTGCCCAACTTTCATTGCTTTTATTTTTCATAGAAATTAGATCACATAATATGCTCAAACATAGCAGAATATGATCTAATTTCTGGGCAATTGCAATTTGATAATTTTAAGTGCCAACTGAGGCCAGGTTGTAGCTTAGCTGGATGTCAAAGTTTTTTCAGCATATttgtgaatggaatttttttggtTCTCCTCatgtagaaaatgtggaaaagcCTACCacacaaaacaggccctttgacgcACAAAATTGTGCTGAACGTGAAATTTCTAGGCTTACCCACAGCCCTCCacttttctaagctccatgtacctatccaaaatctGTTAAAAGAGTCTATCATATCTGCCTCCACTACCAATGCAGGAaacccattccatgcacccaccactctgcgtAAAAAACgtatccctgacatctcctctgtacctactccctaacactttaaacctgtgtccttctgtggcaaccatttcagatgtgggaaaaaaaaacactgggaaaaaaaaatgatcaatgcctctcttcATCTTATGCACCTCTCTCagttcacctctcatcctccgtcaGTCCAAGGAGAAACGGtcgagttcactcaacctgttttcataaaccaggcaacatccttgtaaatctcctctgcaccctttctatggcttctacatccttccagtagtgaagcgaccagaactgagcacagtactccaggaGGGATCTGACCAGGGTCATATAtagatgcaacattacctctcggctcctaaattcaattccataaTTAATTCCAAAATACCATATGCCCTCTTAACCACAGAACCAACCTACACAGCAGCTTTGAGCATCCTACAGACTcgtaccccaagatccctctgatcctccacctTGCCAGtctatattctgccatcatatttgactttccaaaatgaaccacttcacatttatctgggttgaactccatctgccacttctcagcccagttttgcatcctatcaatgtcctgctgtaacctctgacagccctccacactatccacaacaccccccaacctttgtatcatcagcaaacttacaaaccaatccctccacttccttatcccagagtaggggtcccagaacagatccttgaggaacaccactggtcaccgacctccatgcagaatatgacccgTCAACAACCACTCTTTGCCTTATGAGGGCAAGCCAGTTCTGGATCCACAAAGCAATATCCCCTTGGATCCCATGTCTCCTCactttctcaataagccttgTGCGGgataccttatcaaatgccttgctgaaatctaaATACACTACATCTTCTGCTCTTCTTTCATCAATGTGTTagccacatcctcaaaaaatacaatcaggctcgtaaggcatggcctgcccttgacaaagccatgttgactattcctaatcatattatacctctccaaatgttcataaatccggACTCTCAGCATCTTCATcaacttaccaaccactgaagtaagacacactcatctataatttcctgggttatctctATTTCCTTTCTTGAATATAGGAACAATAttcacaaccctccaatcctctggtacctctcccttccccattgatgattcaaagatcatccCCAGAGGTTCAGCAATCTCCTCCTCCCTTGCCTCCACAGTAGCTTGGGGTacatctcatctggtcctggcAACTTATCCAAaatgatgctttccaaaagcctATATGATGGGATTTAGGAGCTGATGGGATGAAGACCTGTTATTGAGCATTGCTCAGACTAAAGCCGGCATGTTCTAGCAAGCTTTCCTTTCTTGTAGGTCAAGGCAAGTGACAGTAACTCACCATTGATTTCTGgatgaatatgttttgggaagttaAATAAGAAATGGgcttttaaatataatgaatagaGAAGTAAGTTAATATCAACACTACTAATAATTAATGGAAATATGTTCGTTTCTTTTATGCTATTTGAACTTGCTGAACCCAAAATGTCTTCAGAAAATGTTAGGTTACGTTCCACAAGCCTTATCCATTTTTCAGGAAGTCAATTGAAAGATAGATTAGGGAGATTAAAACTAAATAAGTTTTTGTAACATCAAATCACCTCATCCTAAAATTAAGTCAGTGGTGTTTCAGATGGCATCGTGACATGGATCATTATTAACTAAATGATTGTATGAAATGAGTTTAAATGAGTCCAATCTGAGTTGAAAAGCCTCTGAAGATGTGTTAGAAACAAAAAGTTCAGCTACATCACTGAAAGAGATTTGAGACTCATAAATATATGATGGCTCAGGGAAGAGAGCAAGGAGAGTAATGTCAAATCATCCGTGGTAAAGAAAATGTTTGGAAGGGAGCCATTTAATCTTTGCCTTGAGATCTTCAATAAAAGCATGGTTTGGATTTTTAACTCAATGGCATCTTTAATGTAAAGTAAAATCAGTTGAGGTATTTAATATTGGTTGAATgcagttttttttacactattTCTAAATGGCAATGTACTTCATTTTTTTGCATCAGACCTTGTTGTTAATGATGGATCTGTATCATTGAAGACCCAGTCAAAATTATCCCTATCTGATGCATTGGCATGATGGCAAAAATCTGATGTCAAAACATAATTTTAATCTGTACCATTTGAAAAGTAACTTGATGAAGTTGATCAATAGCAACAACCACAGCAATCAGTCTGGAAAAATGCCCCAGGACACTTgacataaacatttttaaaatatgtgaCATTAAACAGATATCTGGGCCTGATATAAAGATGATTATAAAAAGTATTTTCATAGAAGGGAGGTTGAAAGACAAAGGAGCTCAAGAAATTATGGGCTTGGCATCCATAAGCAAAGCTGTTGAAAGTGGAGATAATTCAGAGATAAAAGAGGGAACAGAACTGGCTCATAGATTTATTGATTGCAAGAGCTGAAAACACAGGAGTGAACAACATCAGCAATTTCAAATCAATGATGAGAATTTTAATTGTTTCATAGGGACCTGATATATACACGAAAGAGATCAAGTTAACAGCCAAAAGGAATGGTTTGAATTAGGATACAGATTACAAGTGTGGCACGACTGCAGGCTTTTtggtggaaaaatgcaagagaataGTCAGGGATGTGTTTGTATGAACAAGACATAAAATGGCATAGAAGAGGCTTTCAGAAAAGAGCTGGGAAGGAAGATATAATCAGTGATTTTTGTGATTATGGGGGTATTTTGTCAAaagataaaatattaaaataatattttaaaattatgagaaaggTATGGAATTTAATGGCCAAGAAATAGAATTTGTACTGCTCCATCCAGAATGTAGTTTCTTCTCCACAGTGAATGTTAGACAAACTGTTGGACCATGGAAGGATCAAgaagaatggtgatgagggagaacTGTCTGTCATCTGTGGAAAATGATATCATGTTTCAATGAGGTTACTGAGAAGTAGTATGCAGATGAGAAATAAGAGAAGCTATAGATGATATTTTTTGGGGGCTGTGACAAATATAATGGTGTGGGCAGGAGAAGGGAAGGTATTTCAGGTAGTTCTCCTGGCAGAAGTTTATATATAGAAATGAAGCCAGGTGAGTGTGGCTTCACTCAGCAAGATGATGGAAGAAGTAGAGTGTAAGAAGGCTGCAAGATAATTTGAGGCAAGTTACAAGGGATGGATTACATTCTACTAAATTTCACACATTATTTCATTATTCATCAGAAGAGCTAGAACTGGataaactccagatcattcaggaggctgagggagtgattgacaggagttacagggagtcAGTCACTCCTATGAGGCAGGTAGCTGGACGACAgtcaggaaagggaaagagaataggcagtcagtgcagggtaCTATGTGGTCATTCCTCTCATAGCAAGTATCGTGTTTGGGATGTTGTTCGAGAGGACACAACCTACTAGGAGTAAACCAT
Above is a genomic segment from Narcine bancroftii isolate sNarBan1 chromosome 2, sNarBan1.hap1, whole genome shotgun sequence containing:
- the LOC138755508 gene encoding putative Polycomb group protein ASXL3 isoform X7, which codes for MQLRIRQEIEKEKKVEQWKEKFFEQYYGEKLGITQEEAMKLEPVKYSVENQDCSSFSPQCITSEPCQVTSDNKCENKINRVPYSNLHQTQCIIQETSAKEPSKTAKEENMLISLCSDITSRESVIQEEIAEVEQHTCGSHDESKLSHSSMSNIDQLCLLSPDKAEQVVLADDLKTDITTQSIKEFESQSEHTVDPPSLEITSISLQLLSSTSTSSQLSDSFDASNSDICEPTPNSSNEENTIEHSYNEELKPITDTPNSPRGNTECTAKQSLTSEPSKTENQLRTLQDIPQPSPRTSTPSDSPTLSSEAFRKYKDLEYHKRKPQEQDILEICHEKKPRIENEQTISTLPSQSQSEKEIASKEEPKVPPIKIHLSRIKLPFVVQSQPSYQICPKSSTSMALGGGRYTGARTLADIKARAQQARAQREAAAAAGPLGDGGSSIAGITGAGGQTRTLADIKAQTKAKLLAKHQARTQSLQLDEQASYKLGRTTAADVQDASDIKSEEVVKPHNNTSSKCCSESTPVLKVDVNVDVSDYTINYSSDITAVTNIPHTTASSSAKNTTKLHCTEYIAVPSSVGLVKTTSTDSTTVPSSSVEENHPHVSNKQKFAKGASMPRFADKSAMLSSADGNFIISNTTRSSKPNSTCENTLSSSNGSSDYNILPSSEDRACKSQIVHKTMQCLPDNAFLAMYYTSNVSSDKIISPSCDEDVMTQSNKENVTDNNDDTLENPSVVNTTLSNSVTSASILNFNTAIILNSASNIHMPTNFNVATKSSSVDQSATINRIEIDASGAQLLSSMKSINSVEVTTNADFGYTITNSQTNAGPDLSNLGMDPQTEMVKRENALNFPEQSQGYIRNCAESDIESQSKTRGRNNNSKVIMEQENDSLPPPVKDSQVASFLYETTGTAHLQFELNDLEHHCFAIKTSTDCNEVISDNQEKNISIQSKSSHHDVESKNIEELVDYNVKTHILDNEHDDGIMERDKLATYNNPDESTVTKLGNVESVNTLVEAETKKESKLSSKNNSETNQEKHLEKIEATETALHHRINPLVGNLETTSNNTSFGTNQSQAYTLSTVEHQERVPASGSTNRHLSSIEANNPLVTQLLQGNLPLEKVLPQLRSGTRLEINRLPLPSRGSGESKVTAAERDVAINIPHSLSQTSKGQAWGTVWEITRNMKVSKRQAKLMEERSQSRLKQAKQFTSVGVEMWSQTPVIMDQDQSGQRQTLFKQEWLNKTFIHHKVKTPEFKEHKRPLPACGFEQNLFTNSDSNNSLIITAPTSQKQHTHQKSYMLRGLAEPVSSLQSIPPATLGYATTSALTFNQSLERSSKAFNTIAQEDTLVDTDMENTEAVFSSSLQIKQTDTNCRATQTVQSNTVKHVTSFNECEVPSDQNGGLVTMETCKRISLHPRTDNTSGIKIEPFSVDDALSKSCTVDVKDISKDRYETKEHIKVFGPRMDAFLGKLVNESDFSSNLPSESIKPASHLATQKLFQQQHLYGNYSTLHFSGTNLKQAASVIEQSIGSFLGSSGNDSITLSNQNTSILAHKFSNNDGAELELKCSCRLKAMIMCKGCGAFCHDDCIGPSKLCVACLVVR